A genomic stretch from Anaerolinea thermophila UNI-1 includes:
- a CDS encoding TRM11 family SAM-dependent methyltransferase encodes MVWESEQAYIDRLKTLLEGDLDFHEQNSGYATHLIHSFPAKFPPQLPRLFIENLTQPGEIVLDPMAGSGTALLEACIAGRQAIGLDIDPLALRISYAKVHPLNTEQVLQSLHKILRNVEEQLKIREETDFQSEFAHTFDEETRQFISYWFSPAVSKPLFYLKKEIERVQEPVLRLFFEVAFSSLIITKSGGVSFALDLAHTRPHRAKIVYDEQGNEILREIPDTLSPARLKILTKTLRPVLPEFEKRVRINLRSELGKSEVNPLPIVLAGDAQNLPIARNTIDLIVTSPPYASNAIDYMRAHKFSLIWFGYPLGILSQNRRQYIGSDWVESIEESRFPPIVQEILMTLVQKDKKKMLAVQRYYREMKTVLTEMYRVLRPGRAAILVVGTSVIRGIDIRIGDCLAEIGTQIGFQVPAIGIRNLDRDRRMLPASKTNGNDSLIQQRMHQEYVIGFYKPSKEG; translated from the coding sequence ATGGTATGGGAGTCTGAGCAAGCCTACATCGACCGGCTAAAGACTCTTCTTGAGGGTGATCTGGATTTTCACGAGCAGAACAGTGGGTATGCCACACATTTGATTCATTCCTTTCCTGCCAAATTTCCCCCGCAATTGCCCCGCCTTTTTATCGAAAACCTGACTCAACCTGGTGAAATTGTCCTTGACCCTATGGCTGGTTCTGGAACAGCCCTGCTGGAAGCCTGTATAGCCGGTCGTCAGGCAATTGGGTTGGATATTGATCCGCTTGCGTTGAGAATATCCTATGCCAAAGTTCACCCACTAAATACAGAGCAGGTTTTACAATCCCTCCATAAAATCCTGCGAAACGTTGAAGAGCAGTTGAAAATTAGAGAAGAAACTGATTTTCAGTCGGAATTTGCTCACACTTTCGACGAAGAAACTCGTCAATTTATTTCTTACTGGTTTTCTCCAGCGGTTTCCAAACCCCTTTTTTATCTGAAAAAAGAGATAGAGCGCGTTCAAGAACCGGTTCTGAGGTTATTTTTTGAGGTGGCATTCTCATCCTTGATTATCACGAAAAGCGGCGGCGTTTCTTTTGCATTGGATCTGGCGCATACTCGCCCGCACCGGGCAAAAATTGTTTATGACGAACAGGGAAATGAAATCCTCCGAGAAATTCCCGACACCCTCTCGCCTGCGCGCCTGAAAATCCTGACTAAAACTCTGCGTCCAGTTCTCCCGGAGTTTGAGAAACGTGTTCGTATCAATTTGCGCAGTGAATTGGGAAAAAGTGAGGTAAATCCTTTGCCCATAGTTCTGGCTGGTGACGCTCAGAATCTTCCAATTGCAAGGAATACTATAGATTTGATTGTCACTTCACCGCCTTACGCTTCCAATGCAATTGATTATATGCGGGCGCACAAGTTTTCTCTTATCTGGTTTGGGTATCCACTTGGAATACTCAGCCAGAACCGCCGGCAGTATATTGGGAGTGATTGGGTGGAGTCTATTGAAGAATCCAGGTTCCCGCCAATTGTGCAAGAAATTCTCATGACACTTGTTCAAAAAGACAAAAAGAAAATGCTGGCAGTTCAGCGCTATTACAGGGAGATGAAGACTGTCTTAACTGAAATGTATCGTGTGTTACGTCCTGGAAGAGCGGCTATTCTTGTAGTGGGCACATCAGTCATTCGCGGCATAGATATCCGAATTGGCGATTGCTTAGCCGAAATCGGCACGCAGATTGGTTTCCAGGTGCCTGCGATAGGTATTCGTAACCTTGATCGAGATCGCCGCATGCTCCCTGCCAGCAAAACCAACGGAAACGACTCCCTAATCCAGCAACGCATGCACCAGGAATATGTCATTGGCTTCTACAAACCTTCAAAAGAGGGATAA
- a CDS encoding OsmC family protein produces the protein MEMIIDFPGGAKVDAHFGQFTVKTDQPPIGGGDGSAPAPFEVFLASIGTCAGIYVLGFCRQRGLPTDGIRIIQRAYRDFTTGLIGTIELEIQVPPTFPEKYHESLVRSANMCAVKKHLEHPPQFNTYTRVVE, from the coding sequence ATGGAAATGATCATTGACTTTCCCGGCGGCGCCAAAGTGGACGCCCATTTCGGACAGTTTACGGTAAAGACCGACCAGCCCCCTATAGGCGGCGGGGATGGTTCAGCCCCTGCACCTTTTGAAGTTTTCCTGGCTTCCATCGGCACCTGCGCCGGTATTTACGTACTGGGCTTCTGCCGTCAGCGCGGCTTGCCTACTGATGGCATCCGCATCATCCAGCGGGCTTACCGTGATTTCACCACCGGTTTAATCGGCACTATTGAACTGGAGATTCAGGTTCCGCCCACCTTCCCGGAGAAGTACCACGAATCGCTGGTGCGCTCGGCGAACATGTGCGCGGTTAAGAAACACCTGGAACATCCCCCGCAATTCAATACCTACACCCGCGTTGTAGAGTAA
- the priA gene encoding replication restart helicase PriA, with amino-acid sequence MTTYVQVAVNLATLPELYDYHVPAELEGSIQPGSLVVVPFGRQVMQGVVWRYVSTPQVSETRPIGALLDPQPVLTAAQRQLAEWLANHYLAPLPVCIALMIPPGLSRQADTLLSLRAEALPPLETLSPIQRRLVDLLKDRGALRGAQIDAHIKGVDWRPAARRMTARGWLTAQPILPAPTVGPRRERLITLAIPPAQIDAHRSQLGRAGSAALERRLTLLKVLASQREPIAPAWLFTEAGGGTTADLKFLEERGLIRSLVGEVIRDPLERMDIPPLSEAPQLTREQQIVWDEVQTALRRVQDGQGVPPHILYGITGSGKTEIYLRAVEETLKMGRQALILVPEISLTPQMVQRFAARFPGQVGVIHSKLSQGERYDTWRRARAGQLPIIVGARSALFTPLSALGLIVVDEFHDESFYQDEIPPAYHAVEAALMLARLSNSLILLGSATPDVSLMERARRSAWRILHLPERILAHRQAVQKQLERLGKPALLKTGEGESAHLDLPPVQVVDMRQELKAGNRSIFSRALESALEEVLEKQEQAILFLNRRGSATHVFCRECGFTLRCPRCEVPLVYHADAAALICHTCGYSRKMPVTCPQCSSRAIRQVGLGTERVEAEVKARFPHARVLRWDAETTRQKGTHELLLRHFSHHEADILIGTQMIAKGLDLPLVTLVGVILADIGLTLPDYRAAERGFQLLTQVAGRAGRSPLGGRVILQTYIPEHYAIQTASRHDYEAFLERELRERRRLGYPPFVRLARLELRHADPAHAREEARRMANQIHAWIEQSGSTIEMSGPTPCFFAHRAGLYRWQIILRGAEPGALLRGKPLGDWQVQIDPPSLL; translated from the coding sequence ATGACCACGTACGTGCAGGTTGCTGTCAATCTGGCTACCCTGCCCGAACTGTACGATTACCACGTGCCTGCCGAACTGGAAGGCAGTATCCAGCCGGGCAGTCTGGTGGTGGTGCCGTTCGGCAGGCAGGTGATGCAGGGCGTGGTGTGGCGGTATGTCTCCACCCCGCAGGTGAGCGAAACCCGCCCCATCGGCGCTTTGCTCGACCCCCAGCCGGTGCTGACGGCGGCTCAGCGCCAACTGGCGGAGTGGCTTGCGAATCACTATCTGGCGCCGCTCCCTGTCTGCATCGCACTGATGATTCCACCCGGCTTGTCCCGCCAGGCAGATACCCTGCTCTCCCTGCGTGCCGAGGCTCTGCCCCCTCTCGAAACGCTTTCCCCCATCCAGCGGCGTCTGGTGGATTTGCTGAAAGACCGCGGTGCCCTGCGCGGCGCGCAGATTGATGCCCACATCAAAGGTGTGGACTGGCGTCCCGCCGCCCGCCGCATGACCGCGCGCGGCTGGCTGACAGCCCAGCCCATCCTGCCTGCCCCCACCGTAGGACCACGCCGCGAACGCCTGATCACCCTTGCTATCCCCCCGGCACAAATTGACGCTCACCGCTCTCAACTGGGTCGGGCGGGTTCTGCGGCGCTGGAACGCCGGCTGACCCTGCTGAAGGTGCTGGCATCTCAGCGCGAGCCCATTGCCCCCGCCTGGCTGTTCACCGAAGCGGGTGGCGGCACCACCGCCGACCTGAAGTTTCTGGAAGAGCGCGGCTTGATTCGCTCGCTGGTGGGCGAGGTCATCCGCGACCCGCTGGAGCGCATGGATATCCCCCCGCTGAGCGAAGCCCCGCAGTTGACCCGCGAACAGCAAATCGTCTGGGATGAGGTGCAGACTGCCCTGCGCCGTGTGCAGGACGGGCAGGGCGTTCCGCCGCATATCCTCTACGGGATTACCGGTTCAGGCAAGACGGAAATTTACCTGCGGGCGGTGGAAGAGACCCTGAAGATGGGCAGGCAAGCCCTGATTCTGGTGCCGGAAATTTCCCTCACCCCGCAGATGGTCCAGCGTTTTGCGGCGCGCTTTCCGGGGCAGGTGGGTGTCATTCACTCCAAACTCTCGCAAGGTGAGCGTTACGATACCTGGCGGCGCGCCCGCGCCGGTCAACTGCCCATCATTGTGGGCGCGCGCAGTGCTTTGTTTACCCCCCTCTCTGCGCTGGGGTTGATTGTGGTGGATGAATTTCACGACGAGTCCTTCTATCAGGATGAAATTCCGCCTGCCTATCATGCCGTAGAAGCCGCGCTGATGCTGGCACGCCTGAGCAACAGCCTGATTTTGCTCGGCTCGGCTACCCCGGACGTGAGTCTCATGGAACGGGCGCGGCGTTCCGCGTGGCGCATCCTGCACCTGCCGGAGCGCATTCTGGCGCACCGCCAGGCCGTACAGAAGCAATTGGAACGGCTGGGCAAGCCTGCCCTGCTGAAGACCGGTGAGGGGGAAAGCGCCCACCTTGACCTGCCTCCCGTGCAGGTGGTGGACATGCGCCAGGAACTCAAAGCGGGCAACCGTTCCATCTTCTCCCGCGCGCTGGAAAGCGCGCTGGAAGAAGTGCTGGAAAAGCAGGAACAAGCCATCCTTTTCCTTAACCGCCGCGGGAGCGCCACGCACGTCTTCTGCCGCGAGTGCGGCTTTACCCTGCGCTGTCCGCGTTGCGAGGTGCCGCTGGTGTACCACGCCGATGCCGCCGCGCTCATCTGCCATACCTGCGGCTATTCGCGCAAGATGCCTGTTACCTGCCCGCAATGCTCCAGCCGCGCCATCCGTCAGGTGGGCTTGGGTACCGAGCGCGTGGAAGCCGAAGTGAAGGCGCGTTTTCCCCATGCGCGCGTCCTGCGCTGGGATGCCGAGACCACCCGCCAGAAAGGCACGCACGAACTGCTTCTGCGCCATTTCAGCCACCACGAGGCGGATATCCTCATCGGCACGCAGATGATTGCCAAAGGGTTGGATTTGCCGCTGGTCACTCTGGTGGGGGTGATTCTGGCAGATATCGGCTTGACCCTGCCCGACTACCGCGCCGCCGAGCGCGGCTTCCAACTGCTCACTCAGGTGGCGGGACGTGCCGGGCGCAGTCCGCTGGGCGGCAGGGTGATTCTGCAAACCTATATCCCCGAGCATTATGCCATTCAGACCGCCAGCCGGCACGATTACGAGGCTTTTCTGGAACGCGAACTGCGCGAGCGGCGCCGTTTGGGCTATCCGCCTTTTGTGCGGCTGGCGCGTCTGGAACTGCGCCACGCCGACCCGGCACATGCCCGTGAGGAAGCCCGCCGCATGGCAAATCAAATCCATGCCTGGATCGAGCAAAGCGGCTCAACCATCGAGATGAGCGGACCAACACCGTGCTTCTTTGCCCACCGTGCCGGACTGTACCGCTGGCAAATCATCCTGCGCGGCGCAGAGCCAGGGGCACTTTTACGCGGCAAGCCCCTGGGAGACTGGCAGGTGCAAATCGACCCACCCTCGTTGCTGTAA
- a CDS encoding NgoMIV family type II restriction endonuclease encodes MWLEELRQEYHQRICREIVRIQQGESAYPNFADKSSKASREIAWRILEKIGYQTSQEQSLPGQTAGGRFEDVTRDFLEKAFQELQHIRPGKWLYKTGMNISLFDQYEHLARLQKLTIKNSDLSSIFGTEYLITPDITVSREPLNDEEINRSMTIVEDSRLAGLTPLRKTNSSVPILHASISCKWTLRSDRSQNARAEALNLIRQRKGNTPHIVVVVAEPLPTRIASLALGTGDIDCVYHFALPELQQAILEIHNEDQHDMLQTLIEGRRLRDISDLPFDLAI; translated from the coding sequence ATGTGGCTCGAGGAACTTCGCCAGGAATATCATCAACGTATTTGTCGGGAAATTGTTCGCATCCAGCAGGGTGAATCGGCATATCCAAATTTTGCGGATAAATCCAGTAAAGCCAGCCGGGAAATTGCGTGGCGCATTCTGGAGAAAATAGGATACCAGACCTCTCAAGAGCAGTCTCTTCCCGGACAAACGGCAGGTGGTCGTTTTGAAGATGTAACCCGCGATTTTCTCGAAAAAGCGTTCCAGGAACTTCAGCATATTCGTCCCGGAAAATGGCTCTACAAAACGGGAATGAATATCTCATTGTTTGACCAGTATGAACACCTGGCAAGGTTACAAAAGTTAACGATTAAAAATAGCGACCTCTCGAGTATTTTTGGTACAGAGTATCTCATTACACCGGATATTACTGTCTCCCGCGAACCACTAAACGATGAAGAAATTAACCGCTCCATGACTATTGTTGAAGATTCCCGGTTGGCTGGATTAACCCCCTTGCGCAAAACCAACTCCAGCGTGCCTATTTTACATGCCAGTATCTCCTGCAAATGGACTTTGCGCAGTGACAGAAGCCAGAACGCCCGGGCTGAAGCCCTCAACCTCATTCGCCAACGAAAAGGCAACACTCCCCATATTGTGGTCGTAGTGGCTGAACCTTTGCCCACCCGAATTGCTTCACTGGCTTTGGGAACTGGTGATATCGATTGCGTTTATCACTTTGCTTTGCCTGAATTACAACAAGCCATCCTTGAAATTCACAATGAGGATCAGCATGACATGCTTCAAACCCTGATTGAAGGCAGGCGTCTCCGAGATATCAGCGATTTGCCTTTTGATCTGGCAATTTAG